A single Rhodothermales bacterium DNA region contains:
- a CDS encoding energy transducer TonB, whose translation MNTASYKTEPPPRRSMDRREPRARSERTPSEHTQRGPAALPRVRGRRKITRSDKVNLSKNYRITFQLALIAAILVTIGLIRAPIGQETEALDYTLAQQEVVQMEEIQQTQQVERPPPPPRPPVPVEVPNDVILDDEVLDMDVSLDLDAPALVLPPPPAPPAAEVAEEVEPEIFVVVEEMPQIIGGAAKVYEHLEYPDIARQASVEGLSIIQFVVEPDGTPSNLTVARSASEVLDKAAMEAVAQLRFVPGKQRGKPVRVSMAIPIRFRLESRGTERPD comes from the coding sequence GTGAACACCGCATCCTACAAGACGGAGCCGCCGCCGCGTCGCTCGATGGACCGGCGCGAACCTCGTGCACGGTCCGAGCGGACACCGTCTGAGCACACCCAACGTGGACCCGCGGCTCTGCCGCGGGTGCGCGGTCGGCGCAAGATTACCCGCAGCGACAAGGTCAACCTGAGCAAGAACTACCGCATCACGTTCCAACTGGCACTGATTGCGGCGATCCTGGTCACGATTGGCCTGATTCGGGCACCCATCGGCCAGGAGACGGAAGCGCTGGACTATACGCTCGCCCAGCAGGAAGTCGTGCAGATGGAAGAAATCCAGCAGACACAGCAGGTCGAGCGTCCTCCTCCACCGCCACGTCCGCCGGTACCGGTTGAAGTGCCGAACGATGTGATTCTGGATGATGAGGTCCTCGATATGGACGTCAGCCTGGATCTGGACGCGCCGGCCCTGGTCCTGCCTCCGCCTCCTGCGCCGCCAGCAGCGGAAGTCGCCGAAGAGGTCGAACCCGAGATCTTCGTCGTCGTGGAGGAGATGCCGCAGATCATCGGTGGCGCCGCCAAAGTCTACGAGCACCTTGAATACCCGGACATTGCCCGTCAGGCCAGCGTGGAGGGGCTTTCCATCATCCAGTTTGTCGTGGAGCCCGACGGCACGCCGAGCAACCTGACGGTGGCCCGCTCCGCCTCGGAAGTCCTGGACAAGGCTGCGATGGAAGCCGTGGCGCAACTGCGCTTTGTGCCCGGCAAACAACGAGGCAAGCCCGTGCGGGTCAGTATGGCAATTCCAATTCGATTCCGACTTGAGAGTCGGGGCACTGAACGGCCGGACTGA
- a CDS encoding fructosamine kinase family protein — MGWREAVEGALGVTVLRAEPVGGGCIAHASRVETSGGAVFVKRGTGDVARALIAEAAGLRELSAAGTSLVVPEPLALIEAPEAVLVLPWIETGRPDAAAWNRFGIGMAELHSHAVQRFGLKEDNYIGASEQENGWMADWPEFFLKRRILPQVALARSIGRWPARLDGALERAVDRIARILPDLARGRLLHGDLWSGNVMFSQHGRPVLIDPAVYFGDPEADVAMTRLFGGFDARWLAAYDDAAGGPPPNREERHLAYNLYHLLNHLNLFGGGYQGSVEASLREIGGR, encoded by the coding sequence GTGGGCTGGCGTGAGGCCGTTGAAGGCGCCCTGGGAGTGACCGTGCTTCGGGCGGAGCCGGTGGGCGGCGGCTGCATTGCGCACGCGTCCCGAGTCGAGACCTCTGGCGGGGCGGTATTCGTGAAGCGGGGCACGGGCGATGTGGCGCGGGCATTGATTGCGGAGGCTGCCGGGCTTCGCGAACTGAGCGCCGCCGGGACCTCCCTGGTCGTGCCGGAGCCGCTTGCGCTTATCGAGGCACCTGAAGCTGTGCTTGTCCTGCCGTGGATCGAGACTGGCCGGCCGGACGCGGCAGCCTGGAATCGTTTCGGTATCGGAATGGCCGAATTGCACAGCCACGCGGTGCAGCGGTTTGGCCTGAAGGAAGACAACTACATCGGGGCCTCGGAACAGGAAAACGGCTGGATGGCCGATTGGCCGGAGTTCTTTCTGAAGCGGCGCATACTGCCCCAGGTAGCATTGGCCCGATCAATCGGGCGATGGCCGGCGCGGCTTGACGGAGCGCTGGAGAGAGCTGTAGACCGCATCGCCCGCATACTGCCCGATCTGGCGCGCGGTCGCCTTCTGCATGGGGACCTCTGGTCCGGCAATGTCATGTTCAGTCAGCACGGAAGGCCGGTTCTGATCGATCCAGCGGTCTACTTCGGCGATCCCGAGGCGGATGTGGCGATGACCCGGCTTTTTGGCGGGTTCGACGCCAGGTGGCTTGCGGCCTACGACGACGCAGCGGGCGGACCGCCCCCGAATCGGGAAGAGCGGCACCTCGCATATAACCTGTACCACCTGCTGAATCACCTGAACCTGTTTGGCGGTGGGTATCAGGGGTCGGTGGAGGCCTCGCTTCGGGAGATAGGAGGGCGGTAA
- a CDS encoding universal stress protein, whose protein sequence is MIRIKNILAAQDFSDCSRHALEAAIRMAAATGAKLHVVYVQLLHDEPFTPTLAKEHQDRIRDAVRSSVADRFKQVGDIDLEYDTLRDVSAAPALVRYAEANDIDLMVVGTHGRRGLRRLMLGSVAEEAVRTAPCPVLTVHQRDTVDVLTPGPNAEILLPLDFSSRSLEVIPTARQLAAATGARLRVMHVVEEVVHPAFYNAGAYSIYDLQPDVEERALEHLRKAYSKAHGPAVPVVFEVRVGHPAAEIVESAHENGDGMIVMATHGLTGLGHVLMGSEAERVVRTATCPVLTIRTMPLPEIASLTSHELAEV, encoded by the coding sequence ATGATCCGCATCAAAAACATTCTTGCTGCGCAGGATTTCTCGGATTGCTCCAGGCATGCCCTGGAGGCCGCCATTCGGATGGCAGCAGCGACCGGAGCCAAGCTCCACGTGGTTTACGTGCAATTGCTGCACGACGAGCCCTTCACGCCAACCCTGGCCAAGGAGCACCAGGATCGCATCCGGGATGCAGTCCGCAGCTCGGTTGCCGACCGCTTCAAGCAGGTAGGCGATATCGATCTCGAGTACGACACCTTGCGGGATGTGTCCGCCGCACCCGCCCTGGTGCGATACGCGGAGGCGAATGACATCGATTTGATGGTAGTCGGCACCCACGGCAGACGTGGCCTGCGTCGACTGATGTTGGGCTCGGTGGCCGAGGAAGCTGTACGCACGGCTCCATGCCCCGTACTGACCGTGCACCAGCGGGATACGGTCGATGTGCTCACGCCAGGCCCGAACGCCGAGATTCTGTTGCCGCTGGACTTCTCGTCCCGCTCGCTCGAGGTCATTCCGACGGCCCGGCAGCTGGCCGCAGCAACGGGAGCGCGGCTGCGCGTCATGCATGTGGTCGAGGAGGTCGTGCACCCGGCGTTTTACAACGCGGGCGCCTACTCCATCTACGACCTGCAGCCCGATGTGGAAGAGCGCGCGCTCGAGCACCTGCGCAAGGCCTACTCGAAAGCACACGGACCGGCGGTGCCCGTGGTATTCGAGGTGCGGGTCGGACATCCGGCCGCAGAAATCGTGGAGAGTGCCCACGAAAACGGCGACGGCATGATCGTGATGGCCACCCACGGCCTGACTGGCCTCGGTCACGTATTGATGGGCAGCGAGGCCGAACGCGTGGTGCGCACGGCGACGTGCCCGGTCCTGACAATCCGCACGATGCCGCTCCCGGAAATCGCCTCGTTAACCAGCCACGAACTCGCGGAGGTGTAA
- a CDS encoding response regulator transcription factor has translation MTRILIVDDHPLMRKGLAMSLEAEGDLRVVAQCADAQAALDALGEQEVDLCVVDVSLPGMSGLELIKHIQAAKPGLPILVASRHDEALYAERAIRAGARGYVMKLEAADVIVKAVRRVLRGGIYVSEEINDRLLMGMAQGHDPLAKSPLEVLSDRELEVFEMTGKGHATRDIAEKLHLSVKTVESYRARIKNKLNLRNAAEFMQHAVNWVEGEGAG, from the coding sequence ATGACCCGCATCCTCATCGTCGATGACCATCCGCTGATGCGCAAGGGCCTGGCCATGTCCCTGGAGGCCGAGGGTGACCTGCGCGTCGTGGCTCAGTGCGCAGACGCCCAGGCAGCCCTGGACGCGCTCGGGGAGCAGGAAGTAGATCTTTGTGTGGTGGACGTCTCTCTCCCCGGAATGTCGGGCCTTGAGCTGATCAAACACATCCAGGCTGCAAAACCCGGCCTGCCGATCCTCGTGGCCTCCCGGCACGACGAGGCGCTGTATGCCGAGCGCGCAATCCGTGCCGGGGCCCGCGGCTACGTGATGAAGCTGGAGGCGGCCGATGTCATCGTCAAAGCGGTGCGGCGTGTGCTGCGCGGCGGCATCTACGTGTCTGAGGAGATCAACGACCGCTTGCTGATGGGCATGGCGCAGGGTCACGACCCGCTCGCCAAGTCGCCCCTCGAGGTGCTCAGCGATCGTGAGCTGGAGGTTTTCGAGATGACCGGAAAAGGACACGCCACCCGGGACATCGCCGAAAAACTGCACCTCTCGGTCAAGACCGTCGAGTCCTATCGGGCCCGGATCAAGAACAAGCTGAATCTGCGCAACGCCGCCGAGTTCATGCAGCACGCCGTGAACTGGGTGGAGGGGGAAGGCGCCGGGTAG
- a CDS encoding low molecular weight phosphotyrosine protein phosphatase, which translates to MSDPKIGVLFVCLGNICRSPLAEGVFQHHVREAGLEEQFRIDSAGTGSWHVGEPADRRMRQTAKGHGVLLTSRGRQFEYDDFQEWDHILVMDRSNLHDVLFLDRKDRFGDKVRLFREFDPEPEDHQVPDPYYGGPEGFERVYQIVDRTCAALLKSLRAHYDL; encoded by the coding sequence ATGAGCGACCCGAAAATCGGCGTCCTGTTCGTCTGCCTGGGTAACATCTGTCGCTCGCCGCTCGCGGAGGGCGTATTCCAGCATCACGTGCGGGAAGCGGGGCTCGAGGAGCAGTTCCGGATCGACTCGGCGGGTACGGGAAGCTGGCATGTCGGCGAGCCTGCGGACCGGCGCATGCGTCAGACGGCCAAGGGCCACGGCGTACTCCTGACCAGCCGGGGCCGCCAGTTCGAGTATGACGATTTCCAGGAGTGGGACCACATTCTGGTGATGGATCGCAGCAATTTGCACGATGTGCTCTTTCTGGACCGCAAGGACCGATTCGGGGACAAGGTGCGCCTCTTCCGCGAATTCGACCCCGAGCCGGAAGACCATCAGGTGCCGGATCCCTACTACGGCGGCCCGGAAGGCTTTGAGCGCGTCTACCAGATTGTCGACCGGACCTGCGCTGCCCTCCTGAAGTCCCTGAGGGCGCACTACGACCTCTAG
- a CDS encoding type 1 glutamine amidotransferase, producing MSVTQSNSRILLLQARAEPEMELQEQECFVERCRIRPEQLISVNVVRDNLHPGLLDDVQAFMIGGAGAFSACNEYPWMEHALNLIRAAAERGMPTFGSCWGHQMIARAMGGRVEHDGSKAEMGCHHITLTEAGRKDPLFRGFPESFLANMGHHDRVTKLPPGAIELADNASQPNQAFRLAHLPVYGTQFHSELDAKRERERLLAYREHYLEDLPSEEAFQEAVDSLRETTEVDHLLYDFLKLYVAGFAASPAQ from the coding sequence ATGTCCGTCACCCAGTCCAACTCACGCATCCTCCTGCTTCAGGCCCGTGCCGAGCCGGAGATGGAACTCCAGGAGCAGGAATGCTTCGTGGAGCGCTGTCGTATCCGCCCGGAGCAGCTCATTTCCGTCAATGTGGTGCGCGACAACCTCCACCCGGGCCTGCTTGATGACGTACAGGCCTTCATGATCGGAGGGGCGGGCGCGTTTTCTGCGTGCAACGAATACCCCTGGATGGAGCACGCCCTGAACCTGATTCGTGCGGCCGCCGAGCGCGGCATGCCCACGTTTGGATCCTGCTGGGGTCACCAGATGATTGCTCGGGCGATGGGCGGACGAGTCGAACACGACGGCAGCAAGGCGGAGATGGGGTGCCACCACATCACGCTGACCGAAGCCGGCAGAAAGGACCCGCTGTTTCGGGGCTTTCCGGAGTCGTTCCTGGCCAACATGGGTCACCATGACCGTGTCACGAAGCTGCCGCCCGGCGCCATCGAACTGGCCGACAACGCCTCACAGCCGAATCAGGCGTTCAGACTGGCGCATCTCCCCGTGTACGGCACGCAGTTCCACAGTGAACTGGACGCCAAACGCGAGCGCGAACGGCTGCTGGCGTATCGCGAGCATTATCTGGAAGACCTGCCGTCCGAGGAGGCCTTTCAGGAAGCAGTGGACAGCCTTCGGGAAACCACCGAGGTGGATCACCTCCTGTATGACTTCCTCAAGCTCTACGTGGCCGGATTCGCGGCCTCGCCTGCTCAGTAG
- a CDS encoding penicillin acylase family protein — translation MKRPWMHAVAAAILSAGLVVGFTTPLSGGLALADLADPVDGIWALARSAESLPDGTLDLPDLERSVEVAWDERGVPHIFAESNADAIRAFGYVVAHDRLFQMDFLRRVTAGRLAEVLGPDLVDTDRFLRDTGMARAVAENVDAMRAEDRIDLQAATWFSQGVNTYLDQLDDALLPLEFRLLGYRPEAWRPEDAFLVGWNLMFDLTYQREGALNAERLREALPPGAFDQLFREDEPLSVPIIRDEDRHWTPRFAAADMPGSGLAAVPGPAPAETQRDGVSGIPALEGYLDGKGSNNWAVFGERSATGAPIVAGDMHLGLNLPAIWYEVHLVTPEMDTYGVTVPGVPIPIEAFNKHVGWAFTNTGSDQIDHLRLDLNEEGTHYRYEGDWRALEMVTDTIRVHGAEPIAHTTRWSHWGPLSTAGDAVIATKWTGHSRIRTFEAIWRMNHARTYQEFEDALRVWDVPMQNILVGTRDTVAIRSTGYLPIRADWSGYGVRDGGSAASEWIGRVPFDELPHAINPDRGFLTSTNQRPAPLDYPHYLGRNWQPVFRSRRINQLLSSRDTHDVGEVGSYQADVHAAQMDLYRPLLADLAGLSPEAAALRDVLVAWDGDTHVDLREPVLFSVWDGLLHRLAWDEEPFRIQRPRRARLYELLAQQPNSPWLDVVETDEVEDAAGLLRASLQAAADSMDLTGPTWGEVHGLLVRHITGSAALRPLWRGPLPYPGFSETLSPGAGRRVTHSASWRVVLDFQGPRIVATGIYPGGQSGNPFSDRYDGFLQDFVEFRRYDLHTPEAPDDLDTPLARLTINP, via the coding sequence TTGAAGCGGCCCTGGATGCATGCCGTAGCGGCGGCAATTCTGAGCGCAGGACTGGTGGTCGGTTTCACAACGCCGCTGAGCGGCGGGCTTGCCCTTGCAGATCTGGCTGATCCAGTTGACGGCATTTGGGCGCTTGCGCGCAGCGCGGAAAGTCTGCCGGACGGCACCCTGGATCTTCCGGACCTGGAGCGATCCGTGGAGGTAGCCTGGGACGAGCGCGGCGTACCCCACATCTTCGCGGAGTCAAATGCGGACGCGATCCGGGCGTTCGGTTACGTGGTCGCGCATGACCGGCTGTTCCAGATGGACTTCCTGCGGCGGGTAACGGCCGGTCGGCTGGCTGAGGTGCTGGGACCCGATCTGGTGGACACCGACCGCTTCCTGCGGGATACCGGTATGGCACGCGCCGTTGCCGAGAACGTGGACGCCATGCGCGCTGAAGACCGGATTGACCTGCAGGCGGCCACCTGGTTCTCGCAGGGCGTGAACACATACCTGGACCAGCTGGACGATGCGCTCCTGCCACTGGAATTCCGCCTCCTCGGGTATCGACCGGAGGCGTGGCGCCCTGAGGACGCGTTTCTCGTGGGCTGGAATCTGATGTTTGACCTCACCTATCAGCGGGAGGGAGCCCTGAATGCGGAGCGCCTGCGCGAGGCGCTGCCCCCGGGAGCGTTCGATCAGCTGTTTCGCGAGGACGAACCGCTTTCCGTGCCAATCATCCGTGATGAGGACCGGCACTGGACGCCGCGCTTCGCGGCGGCAGACATGCCCGGTAGCGGCTTGGCCGCGGTGCCCGGGCCGGCGCCTGCTGAGACTCAACGGGACGGGGTGTCGGGGATTCCCGCACTGGAGGGCTACCTGGACGGCAAAGGGTCCAACAACTGGGCGGTCTTTGGGGAGCGAAGTGCAACCGGAGCGCCGATCGTAGCCGGCGACATGCACCTCGGCCTGAACCTGCCGGCCATCTGGTACGAGGTCCACCTGGTCACTCCGGAGATGGATACGTACGGCGTGACCGTGCCGGGTGTGCCCATTCCCATCGAGGCCTTCAACAAGCACGTCGGATGGGCATTTACGAACACCGGCTCGGATCAGATTGACCATCTCCGGCTGGACCTCAATGAGGAGGGGACTCACTATCGGTATGAAGGGGACTGGCGTGCCCTGGAGATGGTCACCGACACCATCCGTGTGCATGGCGCAGAGCCCATCGCCCATACCACCAGGTGGAGTCATTGGGGACCGCTTTCCACGGCGGGCGATGCGGTCATTGCAACGAAATGGACGGGGCACTCGCGCATCCGCACGTTCGAAGCCATCTGGCGCATGAACCATGCGCGCACCTATCAGGAGTTCGAGGATGCGCTGCGGGTGTGGGACGTACCCATGCAGAACATCCTGGTCGGAACGCGGGATACGGTGGCAATCCGCAGCACGGGCTACCTGCCGATTCGCGCAGACTGGTCGGGATACGGGGTGCGCGATGGCGGCTCAGCCGCTTCGGAGTGGATTGGTCGCGTGCCGTTTGACGAGTTGCCTCATGCCATCAATCCGGATCGGGGTTTTCTGACGTCCACCAACCAGCGTCCGGCTCCGCTGGATTATCCGCATTACCTGGGGCGCAACTGGCAGCCGGTATTCCGGTCCCGACGGATCAATCAGCTACTGTCCTCGCGGGACACCCATGATGTGGGGGAGGTCGGCTCCTATCAGGCGGACGTCCATGCGGCCCAGATGGATCTCTACCGTCCACTGCTGGCCGATTTGGCCGGGTTGTCTCCCGAAGCGGCCGCGTTGCGGGACGTGCTGGTGGCCTGGGACGGCGACACGCATGTCGACCTGCGCGAGCCGGTGCTGTTCAGCGTATGGGATGGGCTGCTGCATCGACTGGCCTGGGACGAGGAGCCCTTCCGTATTCAGCGCCCACGCCGTGCACGGTTGTATGAGTTGCTGGCGCAGCAGCCGAACTCGCCCTGGCTGGATGTGGTGGAAACGGACGAAGTGGAGGACGCCGCCGGACTGTTGCGAGCGTCCCTGCAGGCCGCAGCTGATTCAATGGATCTGACCGGTCCGACATGGGGAGAGGTGCACGGCCTCCTGGTACGCCACATTACCGGCTCCGCGGCGCTGCGTCCGCTCTGGCGCGGCCCACTCCCGTATCCCGGTTTCTCCGAAACGCTCTCGCCCGGGGCTGGTCGGCGAGTTACCCATTCCGCCTCGTGGCGGGTCGTCCTGGATTTCCAGGGGCCGCGCATTGTCGCCACGGGCATTTACCCGGGCGGTCAAAGCGGAAACCCCTTCAGCGACCGCTATGATGGCTTCCTGCAGGATTTTGTAGAGTTTCGGCGGTATGATCTGCACACCCCTGAGGCGCCGGACGACCTCGACACCCCCCTCGCTCGTTTGACCATCAATCCCTGA
- a CDS encoding ParA family protein yields the protein MIPITVCNHKGGTGKTTSTMMLAAALGMSGHRVLVVDLDPQGFLTRMMGVPEPLPERSSCIMFQESAELDESSVVETGSFSLLPASTRLSTDLRRLTRSIDVLWAREFVQGLDDWDYVIFDTAAALTVFTLNALAASRYVLVPVLPEYQPVVGAEQTYQTAVTVGRKLNPDLESTLFLLTMVDARKRNHAAYEAYLREKYGEAVLQARVRTSASLSTTRHDGQTAFDFDPRGRGAMDYAAVVDELSGRMAPATLEEAVAP from the coding sequence ATGATCCCGATCACGGTTTGTAATCACAAGGGCGGGACAGGAAAGACTACCTCAACCATGATGCTGGCGGCGGCGCTGGGCATGAGTGGGCACCGCGTCTTGGTGGTGGATCTGGATCCTCAGGGGTTTCTGACTCGCATGATGGGGGTGCCTGAGCCGCTTCCTGAGCGGTCTTCGTGCATCATGTTTCAGGAGAGTGCCGAGCTGGATGAGTCTTCAGTCGTCGAGACGGGCAGTTTCAGTCTGCTCCCGGCCTCTACGCGTCTTTCGACCGACCTGCGGCGGCTGACCCGTTCCATCGACGTGCTGTGGGCGCGGGAGTTTGTGCAGGGGCTGGATGACTGGGACTACGTCATCTTCGATACCGCGGCAGCCCTGACGGTGTTCACGCTCAACGCGTTGGCAGCCTCCCGGTACGTGTTGGTGCCGGTGCTGCCCGAGTATCAGCCCGTGGTGGGTGCCGAGCAGACGTACCAGACCGCTGTGACGGTAGGGCGCAAACTCAATCCCGACCTGGAAAGCACGCTGTTCTTGCTCACCATGGTCGACGCGCGAAAGCGAAATCACGCCGCCTACGAGGCCTATCTCCGTGAGAAGTACGGGGAGGCCGTGCTTCAGGCGCGCGTGCGCACCAGCGCCTCGCTGTCCACAACCCGCCACGACGGCCAGACGGCGTTCGACTTTGACCCGCGGGGCCGGGGGGCGATGGACTACGCGGCCGTCGTCGACGAACTGAGCGGTCGCATGGCACCAGCGACGCTCGAGGAAGCGGTAGCTCCTTGA
- the maf gene encoding septum formation protein Maf, producing the protein MFLRFHVPVILASGSPRRKALLERLGVPLTVIPSGAPEHILPGESPSSMVARLALDKVREVASSHPESLVIGADTVVVLGDEVLGKPSDPAEARAMLRRLSGCTHAVYTGIAASFEDRESADYTRTAVTFGELSDAEIARYVDGGSPMDKAGAYGIQDDAGSLFVERIDGDYYNVVGLPLRSLYRLLASKFSDLLVS; encoded by the coding sequence ATGTTTCTCCGCTTCCACGTCCCCGTGATCCTGGCTTCCGGCAGCCCGCGCCGGAAGGCGCTGCTGGAGCGACTAGGCGTGCCGTTGACCGTGATTCCCAGCGGTGCTCCGGAGCACATCCTGCCCGGGGAGTCTCCTTCCTCCATGGTGGCGCGGCTGGCGCTGGACAAGGTGCGTGAAGTGGCCTCTTCGCACCCTGAAAGCCTGGTGATCGGTGCCGACACCGTAGTGGTTCTGGGCGATGAGGTCCTGGGCAAGCCAAGCGATCCTGCCGAGGCCCGGGCCATGTTGCGGCGCCTGTCGGGCTGCACGCATGCCGTCTATACGGGCATCGCCGCGTCGTTTGAGGACAGGGAGTCGGCCGACTACACGCGCACGGCCGTAACCTTCGGCGAACTGAGCGATGCCGAGATCGCCCGCTATGTGGACGGCGGGTCTCCGATGGACAAGGCCGGTGCCTACGGCATTCAGGACGACGCCGGTTCCCTCTTCGTTGAGCGCATCGACGGCGACTACTACAATGTGGTCGGCCTCCCGCTTCGTAGTCTGTACAGACTTCTTGCATCCAAATTCTCGGATCTGCTTGTTTCGTAG
- a CDS encoding sodium-dependent transporter, with the protein MADSQNQQFSSRLGLLLSVLGIAVGTGNIWRFPRIAAQNAGDDGAGAFLLVWLLFLFVWSVPLIIAEYALGKKGRMGVIGAFTRMAGEKYTWMGGYVGFVATAIMFYYSVVAGWCIYYFIQTLTAPLPLSAESASMVWDNFQGGLGPVGFHAIAMGVGAIVVLKGVSAIERANRFLIPALLAIVLVAVVRTLTLEGAWDGVRFLFTPSWDTLSNPRLWLEALTQNAWDTGAGWGLILSYAVYMQARHGAVKNAFITGVGNNMVSLLSAIVIFGTVFAILGREMQQGEILTVMQTSGPASTGLTFQWMPQLFAQMGFGRVLASLFFLGLSFAAFSSLISMIELATRIVVDAGVARKQAVGGICIIGFVMGIPSAINLNIFANQDFVWGVGLMLCGAFVAFAVIRYGLPRFRTEIVDSVEGDWKAGPIWDFIIGKVVPTLAIVLLVWWFYLSARVYAPDTWYDPFDPFSVMTIVVQWALVIGVFVALNKWLARRTLANVPPDA; encoded by the coding sequence ATGGCCGATTCGCAGAATCAGCAGTTTTCCAGCCGGCTGGGCCTTCTGCTCAGTGTGCTCGGTATCGCCGTAGGAACCGGCAACATCTGGCGCTTCCCGCGAATCGCCGCCCAGAACGCCGGGGACGATGGGGCAGGGGCCTTCCTGCTGGTCTGGCTGCTGTTTCTGTTCGTCTGGAGTGTGCCGCTCATCATCGCAGAGTATGCGCTCGGCAAGAAAGGGCGCATGGGCGTGATCGGTGCGTTCACCCGCATGGCCGGGGAGAAGTACACCTGGATGGGTGGTTATGTAGGATTCGTAGCGACAGCCATCATGTTCTACTATAGCGTAGTAGCTGGGTGGTGCATCTATTACTTCATTCAGACGCTGACCGCGCCGCTGCCGCTGAGTGCGGAGTCGGCGTCCATGGTCTGGGACAACTTCCAGGGTGGACTTGGGCCCGTTGGCTTTCACGCCATTGCGATGGGCGTTGGCGCGATTGTCGTCCTCAAGGGCGTCAGCGCCATTGAGCGCGCCAACCGGTTTCTGATTCCCGCGCTGCTGGCCATCGTGCTGGTGGCCGTGGTGCGCACACTCACACTTGAGGGGGCCTGGGACGGCGTCAGATTCCTCTTCACGCCGTCATGGGATACGCTGTCCAACCCGCGCCTGTGGCTGGAGGCTCTGACGCAGAATGCCTGGGATACCGGGGCCGGCTGGGGACTGATTCTGAGCTACGCGGTGTACATGCAGGCGCGACACGGGGCGGTCAAGAACGCGTTCATCACGGGTGTGGGAAACAACATGGTCTCCCTGCTCTCGGCGATCGTGATCTTTGGCACCGTGTTCGCGATCCTCGGTCGCGAGATGCAGCAGGGGGAGATCCTGACGGTCATGCAGACCAGTGGCCCAGCCTCGACCGGCCTGACCTTTCAGTGGATGCCCCAGCTCTTCGCGCAGATGGGCTTCGGGCGGGTACTGGCCAGCCTGTTCTTCCTGGGCCTGTCGTTCGCGGCGTTTTCGAGCCTGATTTCGATGATCGAGCTCGCCACACGCATCGTGGTCGACGCTGGTGTGGCCCGCAAACAGGCGGTCGGCGGCATCTGCATCATCGGGTTCGTGATGGGCATTCCCAGCGCGATCAACCTCAACATCTTCGCGAATCAGGACTTTGTGTGGGGCGTTGGGCTGATGCTATGCGGCGCGTTTGTGGCGTTTGCCGTCATCCGCTACGGTCTGCCGCGCTTCCGCACGGAAATCGTGGACTCCGTCGAAGGAGACTGGAAAGCCGGCCCCATCTGGGACTTCATCATCGGCAAGGTGGTGCCGACGCTCGCCATCGTGCTGCTGGTGTGGTGGTTCTACCTTTCGGCCAGGGTTTATGCCCCGGATACCTGGTACGACCCGTTCGATCCGTTCTCCGTCATGACCATCGTGGTGCAGTGGGCGCTCGTCATCGGGGTATTCGTGGCGCTGAACAAGTGGCTGGCTCGGCGCACGCTGGCCAACGTGCCGCCTGACGCATGA